Genomic segment of Streptomyces zhihengii:
AGGTTGGCGCCCTTGCTCATGGAGGTCGCTGTCACCCGGCCAGTGTGCCGGGTGACGGCGCGCGCGTCAGCGGTGGCACCGGTACCGCCGGCGCGACCGCATGCGAGCGGCCTACGCGTCGAGGACCTGGCCGTCGCGGCGCACGACGGGCTTCTCCACGCTCCAGGGGAAGTTGATCCACTCGTCGGTGCGCTTCCAGACGTACTCGCACTTCACCAGCGAGTGGGACTTCTCGTAGATCACGGCGGACCGGACCTCGGCGACATGGTCGAGGCAGAAGTCGTGGACCAGCTTCAGCGTCTTGCCGGTGTCCGCGACGTCGTCCGCGATCAGCACCTTCTTGTTGGAGAAGTCGATCGCGTTGGGGACCGGCGCCAGCATGACCGGCATCTCCAGGGTGGTCCCGACGCCGGTGTAGAACTCGACGTTGACCAGGTGGATGTTCTTGCAGTCCAGCGCGTACGCCAGCCCGCCCGCGACGAACACCCCGCCCCGCGCGATCGACAGCACGACATCGGGTTCGTACCCGTCGTCGGCGATCGTCTGCGCGAGTTCGCGGATCGCCCCGCCGAACTTCTCGTAGGTCAGATTCTCGCGTACCTCGCTCATGCGACGGGCCTCACACCTGCGTCCGATGGAAATTGATGAACGAGCGGGAGGCGGTCGGCCCCCGCTGCCCCTGGTAACGCGAGCCGTAGCGCTCACTGCCGTAGGGCTCCTCGGCGGGGGAGGCGAGCCGGAACAGACAGAGCTGCCCGATCTTCATCCCCGGCCACAGCTTGATCGGCAGGGTCGCCAGGTTCGACAGCTCCAGCGTCACGTGCCCGGAGAAACCGGGGTCGATGAAGCCGGCCGTCGAGTGCGTCACCAGGCCGAGG
This window contains:
- a CDS encoding phosphoribosyltransferase codes for the protein MSEVRENLTYEKFGGAIRELAQTIADDGYEPDVVLSIARGGVFVAGGLAYALDCKNIHLVNVEFYTGVGTTLEMPVMLAPVPNAIDFSNKKVLIADDVADTGKTLKLVHDFCLDHVAEVRSAVIYEKSHSLVKCEYVWKRTDEWINFPWSVEKPVVRRDGQVLDA